In the Halobacteriovoraceae bacterium genome, one interval contains:
- a CDS encoding isopenicillin N synthase family oxygenase encodes MEISSDKSVKLSSSRVVPKLSLLGYLQGGQLDKLRFIDNFFFGLKEFGFIVLQDHLIEQNKVDHAYDIIHEFFNLSPSKKINYSGVSGGQRGYTPFKTEHARDNSNPDLKEFWHVGREILDNHPYSSYYPKNIWPSEIQNFKPILMQLYNAMDLTSQVLLTALGIALEVPEDYFSEMIKNGNSILRAIHYPPTVGQDTKNSIRAAPHGDINLITLLVGATDSGLELLDHNNQWLPIQSAKGDIVVDTGDMMSRITNDILPSTIHRVVNPVNQQSRRYSMPYFVHPHPKAILSCIESCKGSGAKYLDISSHDFLMQRLYEIGLM; translated from the coding sequence ATGGAAATAAGTTCAGACAAAAGTGTTAAACTATCGTCTTCTAGAGTTGTTCCAAAGCTTTCACTACTTGGTTATTTACAGGGCGGGCAATTAGACAAGCTACGCTTTATAGATAATTTTTTTTTTGGCCTTAAGGAATTTGGTTTTATCGTTTTACAAGATCATTTAATTGAACAAAATAAAGTTGATCATGCCTATGATATTATACATGAATTTTTTAATCTCTCTCCTTCAAAGAAAATAAATTACAGTGGTGTTTCAGGTGGTCAAAGAGGTTACACTCCTTTCAAAACAGAACATGCAAGAGATAACAGTAATCCTGATCTCAAAGAGTTTTGGCATGTAGGAAGAGAGATTTTAGACAATCACCCTTACTCCAGTTATTACCCAAAAAACATTTGGCCTTCTGAAATTCAAAACTTTAAACCAATTCTTATGCAACTTTACAATGCTATGGATTTAACCAGTCAGGTTCTATTAACTGCACTGGGCATCGCCTTGGAAGTACCTGAAGATTATTTTTCAGAAATGATTAAAAATGGTAACAGTATCTTGCGGGCGATTCATTATCCACCTACTGTAGGACAAGATACGAAAAATTCTATAAGAGCTGCTCCACATGGTGATATTAATCTTATTACTCTTTTAGTGGGTGCAACAGATTCTGGGCTTGAATTACTTGATCATAATAATCAATGGTTGCCTATTCAAAGTGCTAAAGGTGATATTGTCGTTGATACTGGAGATATGATGTCAAGAATTACGAATGATATTTTGCCTTCTACAATCCACAGAGTGGTTAACCCCGTTAATCAACAATCACGTAGATATTCAATGCCATACTTTGTTCACCCACATCCGAAAGCAATTTTGTCTTGTATTGAAAGTTGTAAGGGTAGTGGCGCAAAATATTTGGATATCAGTTCCCATGATTTTCTCATGCAAAGACTCTATGAAATTGGGCTCATGTAA